One segment of Thermodesulfovibrio sp. 3907-1M DNA contains the following:
- a CDS encoding ketopantoate reductase family protein, translating to MKIVIFGLGALGTVFATCLKSRGHTVFGLTKDKYINELKDKRLKIKGLFGEKEAQLDEIFTNIEQIQDRDLDLIIVSVKAYDTQTAINQIKPIIGQNTLVLLAQNGYGNYEIASSILGKERVILSRIIFGAKIVETGMAEVTVFADDIVIGQPDNAIPEEKLVEIAKFFNEAGLPTRVSQDVYAILWDKILYNSALNPLGAILECSYGTLAEHEETRKIMDKIVEEIFNVAKIKKIKLNWKDYREYLHHFYEKLVPPTAKHYPSMYYDIKNGKKTEIDALNGAVVRIAKECNISVPVNETITNLIKAKENFVKIE from the coding sequence ATGAAAATAGTGATTTTTGGGCTTGGAGCTTTAGGAACAGTTTTTGCTACCTGCCTTAAATCAAGGGGGCATACTGTTTTTGGACTAACAAAAGATAAGTATATCAATGAGCTCAAAGATAAAAGATTAAAAATAAAGGGACTTTTTGGAGAAAAAGAAGCTCAATTAGATGAAATCTTTACAAATATTGAACAAATTCAGGATAGAGATTTAGACCTCATCATTGTCTCAGTTAAAGCCTACGATACTCAAACAGCAATTAATCAGATTAAACCAATAATCGGACAGAACACGCTTGTTTTACTTGCTCAAAATGGATATGGAAATTATGAAATAGCGAGCTCTATCTTAGGTAAAGAAAGAGTAATTCTTTCAAGAATAATCTTTGGTGCAAAAATTGTTGAAACAGGAATGGCTGAAGTAACTGTTTTTGCCGATGATATAGTTATTGGACAGCCTGACAATGCGATTCCTGAAGAAAAATTAGTTGAAATTGCAAAATTTTTCAATGAGGCAGGGCTTCCTACAAGGGTATCTCAGGATGTTTATGCAATACTGTGGGATAAAATTCTTTATAACTCTGCATTAAATCCTCTGGGCGCAATTCTTGAATGCAGTTACGGTACTCTTGCAGAGCATGAGGAAACAAGAAAGATAATGGATAAAATTGTTGAAGAGATCTTCAATGTTGCAAAAATAAAGAAAATAAAACTTAACTGGAAAGACTACAGAGAATATCTTCATCATTTTTATGAAAAACTCGTTCCTCCTACAGCAAAGCATTATCCATCAATGTATTATGATATAAAAAATGGTAAAAAAACCGAGATAGATGCATTAAACGGAGCAGTTGTAAGAATTGCAAAGGAATGCAATATATCAGTTCCTGTGAATGAAACGATTACAAATCTTATAAAGGCAAAAGAAAATTTTGTAAAAATTGAATAA
- a CDS encoding DRTGG domain-containing protein, with the protein MIPIFIISNRAFTGKNFFALGLALTLKERGFKVGYIRPLGRIPIKKGEEIFDEEAVFIKELLGLEEPLSVISPFVFTYETQYRLFEGADLKVKERVMNSFSKQNNKDFVLVVGPNNIFEGFALGIDSISLLKETDGKVIAIQHWDSELAMDDIFGIRQLSSEKFIGAVINKVPPEQFHHVKEKVATFMEGKGIKVLGVFKKDKFLEAVTVRRLMEAINGGLVCCENKLDEFVENLSIGAMDPETALSYFLRIPNKAVITGIHRTDIQIVAMETSTKCLILTGGMHANETVTGIARAKGIPIIVTPLDTFTAVDRMEKLMGKAVIREKDKAMKAKEVVSTEFDIEEFLRRTK; encoded by the coding sequence ATGATACCAATTTTTATAATATCAAACAGAGCCTTCACAGGGAAAAACTTTTTTGCCTTAGGACTGGCTCTTACGCTTAAGGAACGAGGGTTTAAAGTAGGATATATAAGACCACTTGGAAGAATTCCTATTAAAAAGGGTGAAGAGATATTTGATGAAGAAGCTGTCTTCATAAAGGAACTTTTAGGGCTTGAAGAGCCTTTAAGTGTAATATCTCCTTTTGTTTTTACTTATGAAACACAGTACAGACTTTTTGAAGGAGCGGATTTAAAAGTAAAAGAAAGAGTTATGAATTCTTTTTCAAAGCAAAACAATAAAGATTTTGTGCTTGTTGTAGGACCAAATAACATATTTGAAGGATTTGCTCTTGGAATTGATTCTATAAGCTTATTAAAAGAAACTGATGGCAAGGTTATAGCAATTCAACACTGGGATAGTGAGCTCGCTATGGATGATATATTTGGCATAAGGCAGCTAAGTAGTGAAAAATTTATTGGTGCAGTGATAAATAAAGTTCCTCCTGAGCAGTTTCATCATGTTAAAGAAAAAGTAGCTACCTTCATGGAAGGAAAAGGCATAAAAGTTCTGGGAGTTTTTAAAAAAGATAAATTTCTTGAAGCAGTTACAGTAAGAAGACTTATGGAAGCAATAAATGGTGGTTTGGTCTGCTGCGAGAATAAACTTGATGAGTTCGTTGAAAATCTCTCAATTGGAGCAATGGATCCTGAAACAGCTCTTTCATACTTTTTAAGAATTCCTAATAAAGCAGTGATAACAGGGATTCACAGAACAGACATTCAGATTGTTGCAATGGAAACCTCTACGAAGTGCCTGATACTTACTGGTGGAATGCATGCTAATGAAACTGTAACAGGAATTGCCAGAGCTAAAGGTATTCCAATTATTGTTACCCCTCTGGATACATTCACAGCAGTTGACAGAATGGAAAAACTTATGGGTAAAGCTGTGATAAGAGAAAAGGACAAAGCAATGAAAGCAAAAGAAGTTGTCAGTACTGAATTTGACATTGAAGAATTTTTAAGAAGAACTAAATGA
- the acs gene encoding acetate--CoA ligase alpha subunit, with protein MIDFIFNPDSIAVVGASSEEKKVGNAVLKNLINGYTGKIYPVNPSRTEILSLPCYPSVSAIQNRVDLAIIVIPAKAVAEALKDCARAGVKGVVVITAGFKEIGGDGVAREKEIVEIVRTSGMRMVGPNCLGVMNTKNKMNASFAAELPPSGRVAFFSQSGALGVAIIDWAIENNFGFSKFVSFGNKADLNETDFLEYFAKDPDTDVILGYIEDVVDGKRFLQVAKEVTKIKPVILIKSGATEAGARAASSHTGALAGSDRAFTEAFRKTGIIRASGIQELFDTAEMFISRKTPRGRRLLIITNAGGPGIIAADAADNLRIKLDPMTRASIDAIAEKLPPTASLYNPVDIIGDATSERYKVVLEQAIKDEAVEGICVILTPQAMTDVDNIADVVISSANNTDKPVFTTFIGGQRVRNAVNKLKQSRIPSFSDPAVAVNAYRKLIDFVELRKKKISDETQIQISSENIEKARQILQNMQSQGISEIGGEEAMQILSLYGFSFPERALAKTPMEAVAIAERIGYPVVMKVSSPHILHKTDVGGVKLNLNNDRAVYNAFVEITTNVKRVMPEAYIEGVMIYEMVSGGKEVILGVSHDRTFGHMIMFGLGGIYVEVLKDVSFRIVPVTEEEAFDMINEIKASRILDGVRGEKPYDKNDIANCIRKLSRLVMDFPMIKEIDINPYMVFNNGGIGLDARIII; from the coding sequence ATGATTGATTTTATTTTTAATCCAGACTCTATAGCTGTTGTGGGTGCCTCTTCTGAAGAAAAAAAAGTAGGGAATGCTGTCCTTAAAAACCTTATTAATGGATATACTGGCAAAATATATCCTGTAAACCCTTCAAGAACTGAGATACTTTCACTGCCCTGTTATCCTTCTGTATCAGCCATACAGAATAGAGTTGATCTTGCCATAATAGTAATTCCAGCTAAGGCAGTAGCAGAAGCTTTAAAAGATTGTGCCCGTGCAGGAGTCAAAGGAGTTGTTGTAATAACTGCAGGTTTTAAAGAAATTGGTGGTGATGGTGTAGCAAGAGAAAAAGAAATTGTAGAGATTGTAAGAACTTCAGGAATGAGAATGGTTGGTCCAAATTGCCTTGGTGTGATGAACACTAAAAATAAAATGAATGCTTCTTTTGCAGCTGAGCTACCCCCATCAGGAAGAGTTGCTTTCTTTTCTCAATCAGGAGCCTTAGGAGTCGCAATTATAGACTGGGCAATAGAAAATAATTTTGGTTTTTCAAAATTTGTGAGCTTTGGCAATAAAGCTGACCTTAATGAAACTGATTTTCTTGAATACTTTGCAAAAGACCCTGATACTGATGTAATTCTTGGATATATTGAAGATGTTGTGGATGGCAAAAGATTTCTTCAGGTAGCTAAAGAAGTCACAAAAATCAAGCCTGTAATACTGATAAAATCAGGTGCCACAGAAGCAGGTGCTCGTGCTGCATCCAGTCATACAGGAGCCCTTGCTGGTTCTGATAGAGCTTTTACAGAGGCTTTCAGAAAAACAGGTATCATCAGAGCTTCAGGGATTCAGGAATTATTTGATACAGCTGAAATGTTTATTTCAAGAAAAACTCCCAGAGGTAGAAGGCTTTTAATTATCACAAATGCTGGAGGACCTGGCATCATTGCAGCAGATGCTGCAGATAACCTCAGGATAAAACTTGATCCAATGACCAGAGCATCAATAGATGCAATAGCTGAAAAACTGCCTCCAACTGCCTCTCTTTACAACCCTGTTGACATAATTGGAGATGCAACCTCAGAAAGATATAAAGTTGTTCTTGAACAGGCTATTAAAGATGAAGCTGTAGAAGGAATCTGCGTAATTCTTACTCCTCAGGCAATGACAGATGTTGACAACATTGCTGATGTCGTAATTTCTTCAGCAAACAACACAGATAAACCTGTTTTTACCACATTTATTGGAGGACAGAGAGTAAGAAATGCAGTGAACAAGTTAAAACAGTCAAGAATTCCTTCTTTTAGTGACCCTGCTGTAGCTGTTAATGCTTATAGAAAACTCATTGATTTTGTAGAACTTAGAAAGAAAAAGATATCCGATGAAACTCAAATACAGATATCATCTGAAAACATTGAAAAAGCAAGACAGATTCTTCAAAATATGCAGTCTCAGGGAATTTCTGAGATTGGTGGAGAAGAGGCAATGCAAATACTCTCACTTTACGGATTTTCTTTCCCTGAGAGAGCTCTTGCAAAAACTCCTATGGAAGCAGTTGCAATTGCAGAAAGAATAGGCTATCCAGTGGTCATGAAGGTTTCCTCACCCCATATTCTTCATAAAACAGATGTTGGCGGAGTAAAACTAAATCTCAACAATGATAGAGCTGTTTACAACGCCTTTGTAGAAATAACAACAAATGTTAAAAGAGTTATGCCAGAGGCATACATAGAGGGTGTAATGATTTATGAGATGGTTTCAGGTGGTAAAGAAGTTATTCTTGGAGTAAGCCATGATAGAACTTTCGGACACATGATTATGTTCGGACTTGGAGGAATTTATGTTGAGGTGCTCAAGGATGTTTCTTTCAGAATAGTCCCTGTTACAGAAGAGGAAGCCTTTGACATGATAAATGAAATTAAAGCAAGCAGAATACTGGATGGGGTAAGAGGTGAAAAACCCTATGATAAAAATGACATAGCAAACTGCATAAGAAAGCTTTCAAGGCTGGTTATGGATTTCCCCATGATTAAAGAAATTGACATTAATCCATACATGGTATTCAATAACGGTGGTATTGGACTTGATGCAAGAATAATAATTTAA